A region from the Helcococcus ovis genome encodes:
- the gyrB gene encoding DNA topoisomerase (ATP-hydrolyzing) subunit B produces the protein MAKNTNYGEQNIRVLEGLEAVRVRPGMYIGSTDERGLHHLVYEVVDNSVDEALAGRADAIEIKIHKDGSCEVKDNGSGIPVKKHATTGKSTLETVLTILHAGGKFDSEAYAFSGGLHGVGVSVVNALSNKLVAEVKRDGFRYTQEFKRGDATTKLVKHEATEETGTSVRFWPDDTIFETIEFNRKTLEKRFQEMSFLNEGLKITLIDEREENPYKKIFLAEGGLSSFVEFLNSKKTALHNDIIHFKGMVDGSEVDIAFQYSDAYSENILSFANTVLTGEGGTHLTGFRSGLTKTVNNYAREYEMLKEKDENFSGEDIREGITAIVAVKLSNPQFEGQTKAKLGSSEMRGIVDTFLTEKFSAYLEENPKVAKLIVDKCEASRRAREASKKARDISRKQNSILSNTTLPGKLAECQSTDITENEIFIVEGDSAGGSAKLGRDNRTQAILPIKGKIMNVEKARVAKVLSSDEIKALITAFGTGIGEDFNIKKLRYGKIIIMTDADVDGAHIDTLLLTFFYRYLRPLIENGNVFIAQPPLFKVTQGKKERYVYDEKELKVVLEGIKGENYKLSRYKGLGEMNADQLWETTMHPDNRILIQVKIDNESITLDDTFTTLMGDKVEPRREFIEENAQYAKNIDA, from the coding sequence ATGGCAAAAAATACAAATTATGGTGAACAAAACATCAGGGTTTTAGAGGGACTTGAAGCAGTTCGTGTAAGACCGGGTATGTATATTGGTTCTACTGATGAAAGAGGTCTACATCATTTAGTATACGAAGTTGTAGATAACTCTGTTGATGAAGCGTTGGCAGGAAGAGCGGATGCTATTGAAATAAAAATTCATAAGGACGGATCTTGTGAAGTTAAAGATAATGGATCAGGTATTCCAGTAAAAAAACATGCTACAACAGGAAAATCAACGTTGGAAACAGTATTAACAATTCTTCATGCTGGTGGTAAATTTGACTCTGAAGCATATGCATTTTCAGGAGGTTTACATGGTGTAGGGGTTTCAGTTGTAAACGCATTATCAAATAAATTAGTTGCAGAAGTTAAAAGGGATGGTTTTAGATATACTCAAGAATTTAAGCGAGGAGATGCAACCACAAAATTAGTTAAACATGAGGCTACTGAAGAAACAGGTACATCTGTAAGATTTTGGCCCGATGATACTATTTTTGAGACAATAGAATTTAATAGAAAAACATTGGAAAAAAGATTTCAAGAAATGTCTTTCTTGAATGAAGGATTAAAAATTACACTTATAGATGAAAGGGAAGAAAATCCATATAAGAAGATATTTTTAGCAGAAGGAGGATTATCTTCTTTTGTAGAATTTTTAAATTCTAAAAAGACTGCTTTACATAATGATATTATTCATTTTAAAGGAATGGTAGATGGATCAGAAGTTGATATAGCATTTCAATATTCTGATGCATATTCTGAAAATATATTATCTTTTGCTAACACTGTTCTTACAGGGGAAGGTGGTACTCATTTAACAGGTTTCAGATCAGGTCTTACAAAGACTGTAAATAATTATGCTAGAGAATATGAAATGTTAAAAGAAAAAGATGAAAATTTTTCAGGTGAAGATATCAGAGAAGGTATAACTGCTATTGTTGCTGTAAAATTGTCTAATCCTCAATTTGAAGGACAAACAAAAGCTAAATTGGGTTCTTCAGAAATGAGAGGAATAGTAGATACATTTTTAACTGAAAAATTTTCAGCATATTTGGAAGAAAATCCTAAGGTTGCAAAATTAATAGTTGATAAATGTGAAGCCTCAAGAAGAGCTAGAGAAGCCTCAAAGAAAGCTAGAGATATTTCCAGAAAACAAAATTCAATATTGTCAAATACAACACTTCCGGGTAAATTAGCAGAGTGTCAATCTACAGATATTACAGAAAATGAAATATTTATAGTCGAAGGGGATTCAGCCGGAGGATCGGCAAAGTTAGGCAGAGATAATAGAACTCAAGCTATTTTGCCTATTAAAGGTAAAATTATGAATGTTGAAAAAGCTAGAGTAGCTAAAGTTTTAAGTTCTGACGAAATTAAAGCGTTGATAACAGCTTTTGGAACCGGTATTGGTGAAGATTTTAATATAAAAAAATTGCGTTATGGAAAAATTATCATAATGACAGATGCTGATGTTGATGGAGCTCATATAGATACCTTGTTATTAACATTCTTTTATAGGTATTTGAGACCTTTAATTGAAAATGGAAATGTGTTTATTGCACAACCACCATTATTTAAGGTAACTCAAGGTAAAAAGGAACGATACGTTTATGATGAAAAAGAGTTGAAAGTTGTATTAGAGGGAATTAAAGGTGAAAATTACAAGTTGAGTAGATATAAAGGACTTGGTGAAATGAATGCCGATCAATTATGGGAAACTACAATGCATCCTGATAATAGAATTTTAATTCAAGTAAAAATTGATAATGAATCAATTACTTTAGATGATACATTTACAACATTGATGGGTGATAAAGTTGAACCAAGAAGAGAATTTATAGAAGAAAATGCACAATATGCTAAAAATATTGATGCATAG
- the recF gene encoding DNA replication/repair protein RecF (All proteins in this family for which functions are known are DNA-binding proteins that assist the filamentation of RecA onto DNA for the initiation of recombination or recombinational repair.) — MIIKELRLINHRNYEDETIIFHDNTNILVGKNAQGKTNLLEAIYICARGYSFKNLKENELINFNKDQLYLRAKILNNDKKKIVEIKLSKREKKKIRINEVEINNLGELKSQFGVVIFSPEEILIVKETPHMRRRFIDDIISNNDISYKTYLYNYNKIRSQKNELLKNSKIKYFNQLLNTYNQKLVEYGSKIAIYRYKYLEILREYAKEFHKELSSGKEELDIEYINNYSENFSNLEIIQKNYQKNIIENTEKEINRFSSIIGPHKDDLVFNINRKDAKIYGSQGQQRTIMLSLKLAEAKLIETITKTKPILLWDDVFSELDNVRASLLVEKSKKYQNIITTNTLLNIDLSNLNGNIYKIVDGKVINERK, encoded by the coding sequence ATGATAATTAAAGAATTAAGACTTATCAACCATAGAAATTATGAAGATGAAACAATAATTTTTCATGATAACACAAATATTTTAGTAGGTAAGAATGCTCAAGGAAAGACTAATTTACTTGAAGCCATATATATTTGTGCAAGGGGATATAGTTTTAAAAATCTTAAAGAAAATGAATTAATAAATTTTAATAAAGATCAGTTGTATTTAAGAGCTAAAATATTAAATAATGATAAAAAGAAAATTGTAGAGATAAAGCTATCTAAGAGAGAAAAGAAAAAAATAAGAATAAATGAAGTAGAGATAAATAATCTGGGTGAATTAAAAAGTCAATTTGGAGTTGTAATATTTTCACCCGAAGAAATTTTAATAGTTAAAGAGACTCCTCATATGAGAAGAAGATTTATAGATGATATTATTTCAAACAATGATATAAGTTATAAAACCTACCTTTATAATTATAATAAGATTAGGAGTCAAAAAAATGAATTATTAAAAAATAGTAAAATAAAATATTTTAATCAACTTTTAAATACATATAATCAAAAGTTAGTTGAATATGGTTCAAAGATAGCTATATATAGATATAAATATTTAGAAATATTGAGAGAATATGCTAAAGAGTTTCATAAGGAATTAAGTTCAGGTAAGGAAGAATTAGATATAGAATATATAAATAATTATTCAGAAAATTTTTCGAATCTTGAAATTATTCAAAAAAATTATCAGAAAAATATTATAGAAAATACAGAAAAAGAGATAAATAGATTTTCAAGCATTATCGGTCCACATAAAGATGATTTAGTTTTTAATATAAATAGAAAAGATGCTAAAATTTATGGTTCACAAGGACAGCAAAGAACAATAATGTTATCATTAAAATTAGCTGAAGCAAAATTAATAGAAACTATTACAAAGACAAAACCAATACTTTTATGGGATGATGTTTTTTCAGAACTTGATAATGTGAGAGCTTCATTATTGGTTGAAAAATCTAAAAAATATCAAAACATAATTACTACAAATACTTTACTAAATATAGATTTGAGTAATCTAAATGGTAATATTTATAAAATCGTAGATGGTAAAGTTATCAATGAAAGGAAATAG
- the dnaA gene encoding chromosomal replication initiator protein DnaA, whose product MDNLNQIWEKVQEELFLEMVEVHYNTWIKPLIPLKKFESTVYIYSSVTFILKIVNDKYKKSIEDKLSKYYNEYINLVLLDTKDDLFKQIKNSSKLKNTQIEGQKKFDLSEPLDELNKKVNTTTPLNYSYVDNLDKKNTFANFVRGKSNDLALAIAISVAENPGTVYNPFFIYGSSGLGKTHLMQAIGHKILEKNPDKKVIYTTSENFVNEFISTITDNKNSVTNSQIFREKYRNCDVLMIDDIQFISGKESTQEEIFHTFNSLQQANKQIIFTSDKRPEEIKGLEDRLVTRFSGGMIADIQKPDFETRVAIIKHKINMDKYEVPNNVIEFIAENVTSNIRNIEGAILKVMAYYKIICKKSDHNIDDNEFLDIAKTALAIEEKKQKPITLESIKIAVADYYNLKTDDLIKQNRQKTISIPRQIAMHLSRKLTNISLVKVADSFNRDHTTIMHGDDKIKHLIETDRNVKKEVEDIIAKLKSE is encoded by the coding sequence ATGGATAATTTAAATCAAATATGGGAAAAAGTACAAGAAGAACTTTTTCTTGAAATGGTTGAGGTTCATTATAATACTTGGATAAAACCATTAATTCCCTTAAAAAAATTTGAATCTACTGTTTATATATATTCTTCAGTTACATTTATATTAAAAATAGTTAATGACAAATATAAAAAATCTATAGAAGATAAATTATCTAAATATTATAATGAATATATTAATTTAGTTTTATTGGATACTAAAGATGATTTATTTAAACAAATCAAAAATTCAAGTAAATTAAAAAATACTCAAATAGAAGGTCAGAAAAAATTCGATTTATCAGAGCCATTAGATGAACTTAACAAAAAAGTAAATACAACTACTCCATTAAATTACTCTTATGTTGATAACTTGGATAAAAAAAATACTTTTGCCAATTTTGTAAGAGGAAAATCTAATGATTTAGCGTTAGCTATTGCTATAAGTGTTGCAGAAAATCCCGGGACTGTATATAATCCATTCTTCATTTATGGTAGTTCCGGTTTAGGTAAAACTCACTTAATGCAAGCTATTGGACATAAAATATTAGAAAAGAATCCTGATAAAAAAGTTATCTATACTACAAGTGAAAATTTTGTAAATGAATTTATTTCAACTATTACAGATAACAAAAATTCAGTTACAAATTCTCAAATTTTTAGAGAAAAATATAGAAACTGTGATGTTTTAATGATTGATGATATTCAATTCATTTCAGGAAAAGAAAGTACTCAAGAAGAAATTTTTCATACTTTTAATTCTCTGCAACAAGCTAATAAACAAATTATATTTACATCAGATAAAAGGCCTGAAGAAATTAAAGGCTTAGAAGATAGGCTTGTTACAAGATTTAGTGGCGGAATGATTGCAGACATTCAAAAGCCGGATTTCGAAACCAGAGTTGCTATTATAAAACACAAAATAAATATGGATAAATACGAAGTTCCTAATAATGTAATAGAATTTATTGCTGAAAATGTCACTTCAAACATTAGAAATATAGAAGGTGCTATCCTTAAAGTTATGGCATATTACAAAATAATTTGTAAAAAATCTGACCACAATATTGATGATAATGAATTTTTAGATATAGCAAAGACAGCTCTTGCTATTGAAGAAAAAAAACAAAAACCAATAACGTTAGAAAGTATAAAAATTGCGGTTGCAGATTATTATAATTTGAAAACTGATGATTTAATTAAACAAAATAGGCAAAAAACTATATCTATTCCAAGACAGATAGCAATGCATTTATCAAGAAAATTAACAAATATTTCTTTAGTGAAAGTTGCTGACTCTTTTAATAGAGATCACACAACAATTATGCATGGAGATGACAAGATAAAGCATTTAATTGAAACTGATAGGAATGTAAAAAAAGAAGTAGAGGATATTATTGCTAAATTAAAAAGTGAATAA
- the yaaA gene encoding S4 domain-containing protein YaaA, translating into MNKKVKIKTEFIKLDQLLKYVSVVQTGGEAKELIIDGNVKFNGEICTQRGKKIRVGDVVEVLDYTIEIEE; encoded by the coding sequence ATGAATAAAAAAGTAAAAATTAAAACAGAATTTATAAAATTAGATCAGTTATTGAAATATGTATCAGTAGTTCAAACTGGTGGAGAAGCAAAAGAATTAATAATTGATGGTAATGTAAAATTTAATGGTGAGATTTGTACACAAAGAGGAAAAAAAATTAGAGTTGGGGATGTAGTAGAAGTTTTAGATTATACTATTGAAATAGAGGAATAA
- the gyrA gene encoding DNA gyrase subunit A — protein sequence MAEFDKSNIISQDIETKMKEAYLDYSMSVIVSRALPDVRDGLKPVHRRILYGMNQLGLAPNKPHRKSARLVGEVMGRFHPHGDSAIYDAVVRLAQDFNTRYPLVDGQGNFGSIDGDGAAAQRYTEVRMTKLTLEMLREINKDTVDFQPNFDEEELEPKVLPARFPNLLVNGSAGIAVGMATNMAPHNLGEVIDGCVAFIDDKDITVEGLMKHIKGPDFPTGANIMGRKPIIDAYKTGRGKVKLRAEAHIEEFKSKHIIVVTEIPYQVNRARLIMKIAELVRDKKLEGIADLRDESNRNGTRIVIETKRDANPNVVLNNLYKHTQLTTTFGIINLALVDGVPKVLTLKELIHYYIEHQKEVVTRRTKFDLDKAEARAHIVEGLRIAYDNIDEIVKIIRSNYDDEEIKKEFTKRFGLTDIQGQAILDMQLKRLNGLNVEKLEEEYNELIATIKRLKEILADESILMEIIKDELLEIKEKYSDERRTRIKRDVEEVDEEDLIEEEEVIITLTNQGYIKRLPADTYKVQNRGGRGVTGMTTKEDDFVQNLFVTSTHDNILFFTNKGKVFKKKAFEIKEGKRQSKGQAIINILQLTQDEKVSAVIPVKEKYDDKFIILATKEGKIKRIEASEFYNIRTTGIIAITLNEGDELIGAREVDADTNVLMVTENGQSIIFNLKDVRPMGRTAQGVKGISLNKGDKVVDLSVIDNNEYIFIVSEKGYGKKTLIKYYSPQNRGGKGVKTYKLTPKTGKIVASKLVNQEDQIILVSANGEIIRLNVKDISTMGRTTQGVRLKKVRSDEENIVACAKYIEEVE from the coding sequence ATGGCAGAATTTGATAAATCAAATATTATATCTCAAGATATTGAGACAAAAATGAAAGAAGCTTATCTTGATTACTCTATGTCAGTTATTGTTTCAAGGGCATTGCCTGATGTTAGAGATGGTCTAAAGCCAGTTCATAGAAGAATACTTTATGGAATGAATCAATTGGGATTAGCACCAAATAAACCTCATAGAAAGTCTGCAAGACTTGTAGGGGAAGTAATGGGGCGTTTTCATCCACATGGAGATTCAGCAATTTATGATGCAGTTGTAAGATTAGCTCAAGATTTTAATACAAGATATCCTTTGGTTGATGGTCAAGGTAACTTTGGATCTATAGATGGAGACGGTGCTGCTGCTCAACGTTACACTGAAGTAAGGATGACAAAGCTTACTTTGGAGATGTTAAGAGAAATAAATAAAGATACAGTTGATTTTCAACCAAATTTTGATGAAGAAGAATTAGAACCGAAAGTATTGCCTGCAAGATTTCCTAATTTACTTGTTAACGGTTCTGCAGGGATTGCTGTAGGTATGGCAACTAATATGGCACCTCATAATTTAGGAGAGGTTATAGACGGTTGTGTAGCTTTTATTGATGATAAAGATATTACTGTTGAAGGGTTAATGAAGCACATAAAAGGTCCTGATTTTCCAACAGGAGCAAATATTATGGGGAGAAAACCTATAATTGATGCATACAAAACAGGTAGAGGAAAAGTTAAATTAAGAGCTGAAGCTCATATTGAAGAATTTAAGAGTAAACATATTATAGTGGTTACAGAAATTCCTTATCAAGTTAATAGAGCTAGATTAATTATGAAAATAGCTGAACTGGTTAGAGATAAAAAATTGGAAGGTATTGCTGATTTAAGAGATGAATCTAATAGAAATGGTACGAGAATAGTTATCGAAACTAAAAGAGATGCTAATCCAAATGTTGTATTAAATAATTTATACAAGCATACTCAATTAACAACAACATTCGGTATTATAAATCTTGCGTTGGTTGATGGTGTTCCAAAAGTATTAACGTTGAAAGAATTAATTCATTATTATATTGAGCATCAAAAAGAAGTTGTTACTAGAAGAACAAAATTTGATTTAGATAAGGCTGAAGCAAGGGCTCATATAGTTGAAGGTTTAAGAATAGCATATGACAATATTGATGAAATAGTTAAAATTATTAGATCAAACTATGATGACGAAGAAATCAAAAAAGAATTTACAAAGAGATTTGGATTAACAGATATACAAGGTCAAGCAATTTTAGATATGCAATTGAAGAGACTTAACGGTCTTAATGTTGAAAAATTAGAAGAAGAATACAACGAATTAATCGCAACAATCAAGAGATTAAAAGAAATTCTTGCTGATGAAAGTATTTTAATGGAAATCATTAAAGATGAACTATTAGAAATTAAAGAAAAATATTCTGATGAAAGAAGAACAAGAATTAAAAGAGATGTAGAAGAAGTTGATGAAGAAGATCTAATTGAAGAAGAAGAAGTTATAATTACTTTAACAAATCAAGGATATATCAAGAGATTACCTGCTGACACATATAAAGTACAAAATAGAGGGGGAAGAGGTGTTACAGGAATGACAACAAAAGAAGATGATTTTGTTCAAAATCTATTTGTAACAAGCACTCATGATAATATCTTATTCTTCACAAATAAAGGTAAAGTGTTTAAGAAAAAAGCTTTTGAAATAAAAGAAGGAAAGAGACAATCAAAAGGTCAAGCTATTATAAATATTTTACAATTAACACAAGATGAGAAAGTTTCAGCAGTTATACCTGTAAAAGAAAAATATGATGATAAATTTATAATTTTAGCCACAAAAGAAGGTAAAATTAAGAGAATAGAAGCTAGTGAATTTTATAATATCAGAACAACAGGTATTATTGCTATTACCTTAAATGAAGGTGACGAATTGATTGGAGCTAGAGAAGTAGATGCTGATACTAATGTATTGATGGTAACAGAAAATGGACAATCAATAATATTCAATTTAAAAGATGTTAGACCAATGGGAAGAACAGCCCAAGGGGTAAAAGGAATTTCGTTAAATAAAGGTGATAAAGTTGTTGATTTAAGTGTAATAGATAATAATGAATATATCTTTATAGTTTCAGAAAAAGGCTATGGTAAAAAGACGTTAATTAAATATTATAGTCCACAAAATAGAGGTGGGAAAGGTGTAAAAACATATAAATTAACACCGAAGACAGGAAAAATAGTTGCATCAAAATTAGTAAACCAAGAAGATCAAATAATTTTAGTATCTGCAAATGGAGAAATTATTAGACTAAATGTAAAAGATATTTCAACAATGGGAAGAACAACTCAAGGGGTAAGATTGAAGAAAGTTCGCTCTGATGAAGAAAATATAGTTGCATGTGCAAAATATATAGAAGAAGTTGAATAG
- the dnaN gene encoding DNA polymerase III subunit beta, translated as MKFNINKVDLDKHISIAQKAISNKSTIQILEGILFKAENNKLILSSTDLEISIETKVSCEVIEEGAAVIKSNIIGNIIRKMPNDIIQITIEDDNVNIKCQKSIFNISCQSSSDFPSLPEIEEKVSLTIDNDDLLTAIRETKFATSIDETRLALTGLLFELKDNSLKFVGLDGYRMAIKKYDFTSNEEFSCIIPKKGFNELSKILDDTSTDVVFMKGHIAFINGNTKIFTRLIDKPYIDYNKILNNSFNTKVVVNRNDLVNALERAQLLSTGSNASLTKLEFVDGEISINSNSELGKLDEKIYGKQDGENIRIAFNTKYLTDGLKEMDSDEVVLHLTTPLSPMTIYPVDEDDNYLYLVLPVRLSQ; from the coding sequence ATGAAATTTAACATTAACAAAGTTGATTTAGATAAACATATTTCTATAGCTCAAAAAGCTATTTCAAATAAATCAACTATTCAAATTTTAGAAGGAATTTTATTTAAAGCTGAAAATAATAAATTAATTTTATCTTCCACTGATTTAGAAATTTCTATAGAAACTAAAGTTAGCTGTGAAGTTATAGAAGAAGGAGCAGCTGTAATTAAATCAAATATTATAGGTAATATTATAAGAAAAATGCCTAATGATATTATTCAAATTACAATAGAAGATGATAATGTAAATATAAAATGTCAAAAATCAATATTTAATATTTCATGTCAGTCATCTTCAGATTTTCCATCTTTACCAGAAATTGAAGAAAAAGTAAGTCTAACGATAGATAATGATGATTTATTAACAGCTATAAGAGAAACTAAATTTGCTACATCTATTGATGAAACAAGATTAGCATTAACAGGATTATTATTTGAATTAAAAGATAATAGTTTAAAATTTGTTGGTCTTGATGGGTATAGAATGGCAATAAAAAAATATGACTTTACATCAAATGAAGAATTTTCTTGTATTATTCCTAAAAAGGGATTTAATGAATTATCAAAAATTTTAGATGATACGTCCACAGATGTGGTATTTATGAAAGGTCATATTGCGTTTATAAATGGAAATACAAAAATATTTACAAGACTTATAGACAAACCATATATAGATTATAATAAAATTTTAAATAATTCATTTAATACTAAGGTTGTTGTAAATAGAAATGATTTAGTTAATGCTCTTGAAAGAGCTCAATTATTATCTACTGGATCGAATGCAAGTTTAACAAAATTAGAATTCGTGGATGGTGAGATAAGTATAAATTCAAATTCTGAATTAGGTAAATTAGATGAAAAAATTTATGGAAAACAAGATGGTGAAAATATTAGAATTGCATTTAACACTAAATATCTTACAGATGGATTAAAAGAAATGGATTCTGACGAAGTTGTACTTCATTTAACTACACCACTTTCACCAATGACTATTTATCCGGTAGATGAAGATGATAACTATCTATATTTAGTCTTACCTGTAAGACTTTCACAATAA